A window from Bufo bufo chromosome 1, aBufBuf1.1, whole genome shotgun sequence encodes these proteins:
- the NXNL1 gene encoding nucleoredoxin-like protein 1, with protein sequence MAELFLGKVLIKNNSDQDELDTEREVWKILENRILLLYFAESGCPRCQEFAPRLKEFFTKLTDEFYVNRASQLALVYVTLDRTEEEHDNFIKDMPKRWLLVPFEDEEFRRELEVQFSVSEVPVLVVLKPSGQIISPNAVDEVVRLGPPCFKNWQEVSEIIDRSFLLPEFSDSTPSRSVSEPIRRIKYKVESNKKEKVRPGRDDDDDDGGGGGGTGFF encoded by the exons atggctgaattaTTTCTAGGCAAAGTTTTGATAAAAAATAACAGTGATCAGGACGAGTTGGACACTGAGCGAGAGGTTTGGAAGATACTGGAAAATCGTATTCTGCTTTTGTACTTTGCCGAGTCAGGATGTCCACGCTGCCAGGAGTTTGCACCACGCTTAAAGGAATTCTTTACCAAACTGACTGATGAGTTCTACGTGAACCGAGCTTCCCAGCTGGCACTGGTTTATGTGACCCTAGACCGCACTGAGGAGGAGCATGACAACTTCATAAAGGACATGCCAAAGCGGTGGTTATTGGTCCCTTTTGAAGATGAAGAGTTTAGAAG GGAACTGGAAGTTCAGTTCTCAGTTTCTGAAGTACCAGTCCTTGTAGTCCTGAAGCCGTCTGGACAGATCATCTCTCCGAATGCAGTGGATGAAGTGGTTCGCCTAGGACCTCCATGCTTCAAGAATTGGCAGGAAGTGTCTGAAATAATTGACAGAAGTTTCCTTCTTCCAGAGTTCAGTGACTCAACACCTTCAAGGAGTGTCAGCGAACCTATCCGTAGAATAAAATACAAAGTAGAGAGCAACAAGAAGGAGAAGGTGCGGCCTGGAAgggacgatgatgatgatgatggaggtggtggaggaggaacGGGTTTCTTCTGA